The Vitis vinifera cultivar Pinot Noir 40024 chromosome 3, ASM3070453v1 region TGTGATGCTTCAACTactaaataattgaaaatggtGTGATTTTGAACCCGGGTTTATAGGCTTTCCAGCATGGATAAAGCTCATTTTTGTTGCTTTGTGCCCTTGGAAAGAGGCTAATGATTCCCCCACAAACCTCAAATTTTTGGATTCCTCACATGGGAAACACAACTTTCTCCAAGAACcctaattttattaatagtatGAGTCCTTTGGACTTTTACCAAGTGCTTTGTGGCTAGTTGCAAGGTATTTGTACTATTGGAATTAAGTCAATCAATGCAGCTAAGAATAGGGTTTGTTCTTCACTTCTCTGTGAGTTAAATTCTAAAGTGGGGGAAGTAGCTTCCAATTTGCCATTTTGCCGACCTAAGTTAAAAAGGCAATTTTTGGAGACTTCATGTATTCATTTTCAACTCATCTCTAGTTCATTGAATTAAGCATTCTTTGTCCTATAAAGTGTAGAGGGAGGTTTCTAGCCTTTTTTTTTGGACTTTGTTTGGGTAGAAATACATTCTCAATCAATTCATTGTGGTGGGTAGAGCtaccatattttgttttttttttttttttttatatatatttctctaatAATTGTTGCAAATTGAGAATATTTCTAAGTATGGGTTGCATTTGTTTTtaacaagtaaaaaaatttgttttaaaaattaaataaaaattgttttatgtgtttaacttataacttaaaaaattaaatttaattctatttttattaaattattatttaaaaaatatgttttgtggTATGAAAAGTGCACACacaaatcctaaaaaatttaaaaatatagtttaagaataatttttcactattaacaacaacaataatcaaaataacaatgtttttagaaccgAATTGatgattgaatagaaaaagttattgATTCACGATTCACTGGTTGGACTGCGATCATtggttataaataataatttagtaaACTCTTGTGGTTTTAAAcgatatatatacaaaaaaggCTGATTACATATCATATCCACTTAATAATCGTCCTATCTTATGGAATTAGGATACCACTCAAACAAGCAAACGTAGCTTATGATATGAAATAAGCATCAAACATTGGGGTCAAATATTGAATGTAATGACTCATTTTATCtcttataaatattatctatcttaAACCCATTATAATCCTTCCAATAGATAATTTAATGTGATGGATTTAACGACCTTTACAATTAGTTTATTTACAACATGtgctaaaaattataataaagtaaTTTATAGGTGTCTTCTTGACAAATTTGATTTTACTGAAGATAATGAGAACTTTTACTCCCAACCATTTATGAATTAAGAAGACTCTTTTTATCGTAAAACCATGaatttttggtgatttttatGACTCGAACtctattataattatatcaaaattatatttttttttaaattatgaattttaatttagtttcatttttaaactaaaataaaaataaaataccattttACTCAAGAATTTAGATGGAGAGtaacatgtttgattgataCTTTTAGTCAAACCTTCTCTCACGTTAAACACCATAAGATGGAATGGGCCCATGTGATAATCCAAGTTATTGGCACTCAAGATTCACGTTGCAAAGAAGCTTCACCTcatatatcttaaaaataaaattatataaaaaaaaacttaattcaaGTCCCACATCCATTATGCATTCGACTTTAGAAAAGCGGCCACAGTGCAGCAAAACTTCATTTCAAACCGCTTTAACCGACGGAAGGGGTGTGATGCTCCCATATTCAAATTAAATGTGAAAAGACTTATGGCCCCTTTTATCTACCCTACCAAAAGGTAGGCATTGGATTGATCTTGACGTTTTCAAAATCCACCCCTCGTTTACAAGTTATATTGAGCATCCATCGTTAATAAcccttttataataattttaaaatcatttaatattttaaaaatctttaacattcaaatattaaaaaaattataaatattttttaaaattactatcaaatatcaaatatattcttaaatgaaatgatcggataatattaatataagatcataaatatataatttatacaaacaaaaaataaaattttactattCAATTTCAATGATATTTTAACAATAATGCATATTTTATACTTCTATTATCTTTCCTAATCTATATTATTTAAGATAAGTAtgttaaagttttgaaatttttatttaattgaatatttaacaaaaggaaaacatcCCTTCAATCGGAGGACTCCAATATGCCCTGTTTTgataagaaaataagaagagTTGGCCTTGAAATGCATGACCAAATCAACCAAAGAACGGTTCAACCATTGGGTCAAGTGAATTAAGTCGAAAAAGCCCTTTTGATGGTCCAAGGTCAAGCCAAtgatctaatttttaaaacattaatgaaTTGTCCCACGACTACGAGATTTCACAGGGTTTCCCCCACAAGTCATCCCAGCTATGCTGAACCCCAATTATTAAGACCCGGTCGGGATTTTATTAATACCACTAATATATTCATTCAGATCCACCAAACCATCGTGGCTCACGATGATAAATGAATTCCATGTAAAAAGGAAATTCTATGGCCTAATTAAAGCTTTTGAGGAACAATCTGTAGAAGTGAGATATTTTTCTTGAGCGGACGCATGGACCCATGGACCCATCTCTTATCTCTGACTCATAACGTACTATTGTATTATTATTCAAATGTATATTCCTTTTGGTTACTCCAAAAGAGGCCCATGGATCGATAAATGCTAAAATAAAAGCCTACCCCTTCCCTCAATTCCTCATTTCTCTCATAATCGAGACTGAATATAGGCTATAGTAGCCCCCCAAAGAAAGCCAAGTCCCCCCATCTCAGGTTGCCCAGAGTGGAAACACAAGAGAATAATGAAGATTCAGTGTAGTTTTTGTAGTAAAGAAGAGGCCTCTGTTTTCTGTACTGCAGACGAAGCACCCCTTTGTGATATCTGCGACCGTCAGGTCCACCATGCAAACAAGCTTGCCGGAAAGCACAAGCGCTACTCCCTCCTCCGCCCTTCCGACAAGGACTTCCCTTCCTGTGACCTTTGCCAAGTACCGAATTCTTCTTCAGTTCTTCTCTCTTGCTattttttacttacttttatgTATGCATgatattgtatatttttttaggataagcGTGCCTTTCTTTTCTGTAAAGAAGATAGAGCAATTCTCTGTAGAGAATGCGATGTTTCAATTCACAAGGCCAATGAGCACACCCGGAAACACTACAGGTTCCTTCTCACAGGTGTGAAGCTTTCCGCTTCTGCTTCTGAGTACCCAATCTCAGCGTCATCTTCATCGCCCTCCACCATTGATTCCGAGACCAAACCCTCTAAATCATCAACAAAAAGACCCACTTCAGTTTCTGCCGATATCTTCTGCAACACCGCCATTGGTGCTGAGATCAAACCCTCTAAAACATCTACAAAAAGACCCACTTCAGTTTCCGCCGGTATTTCCAACCCAACTGTGAAAACAGCCCCAGCAGCAGCTTCTTACAAGAGGGATCATGACAATCAAAGTATCTCTGAGTACTTGATGGAGACGCTACCAGGATGGCGGGTGGACGATTTTCTTGATCCTTCTTCTGGTTTCAGTGAGGTTTGTAGCACGACCCACTACATCTAGTGATTCATTTTCGTTCTGAGATtcattttctgatttttgatggatttttgcaGTTTCCGGATCATGGCGTTGGAACCCATCTGAGCTCGTTTCCATATGAGGATTTCGCCGTCTGGGTACCTCAAGATACACCTCAGTTCAATCACCTTCCTCTCTACATTCCTCAGACAGGTGGGGGAAATGGACTCAAGGCCTCTGAGGAAGCGAACACGGTGAAAGTTAGCCGGAAAAGGATTGACGATGGGTTTACAGTTCCTGAAATCAGCACTCTACCTCTCAAGAAATCAAGAAATCTTTGGTAGATATtttgagagaatgaaaaaataTCTGATGAATCTATTTAATGATCTCGCGATCATTTCCTTTTCCGTGTGGTTCCTTCGGGGTAGATTTTCTCAgttgtttcttcttttctataTACCCAATActtgtggatttttttttttttaaaaaaaaaaaaactaattcttGTAAAATATCAATGAACTTTGCACGAAGGTTCTATGTTTCTTTCGATCTCATCCAAAAATAATCCTAGATTTGTATCTTTTCTTTAAACCTAACTCATTAAATTCCTATTTcccaatttttgttttctgatCACATGTCTAGCTGTGAAAGGCACTTTGATGGAGATACAACTAATCAGAAAAATCTccatgttataaaaaaatatatggtaaaATCTAAATCCGAACAAAATACATTGGAGTAGAAGATAATCAAAATGTAGGTTATAAATATACTATGAAGCTACTTTTGAAAGTGCAGTGGAACCCaactaatttattattttcatggcATTGGAAAATATTGTTTTGATGGAAGGAATTACTTGGAATGACCCCCTTACAACAAGTCGTCAAAATTATTGTTGCTATAGGGGCTGTGATTCAGCTTGCCTAGTAAAAATTCTTCAACAGGATACCTAATTATTGGCAACTTTATTTTCCAAAGTAGGAGCCGTCGGTGAAACAGAGCCGCATCTACCTACCAACGTGAAAAGAAGAAGTGGAAATCCATGAGAGTATCAAGATTCAAGACACTATTCAAACAAACTTATGGTCAAGACTCAAGAGGGCCGTGTTTTGAATTAGGCGCATATATGtacatataaattataatcataaCCCCATCAtatctcaaataaaaaaataaaaattaaaaggcaAGATGGAAAGTAGGA contains the following coding sequences:
- the LOC100241912 gene encoding B-box zinc finger protein 20; this translates as MKIQCSFCSKEEASVFCTADEAPLCDICDRQVHHANKLAGKHKRYSLLRPSDKDFPSCDLCQDKRAFLFCKEDRAILCRECDVSIHKANEHTRKHYRFLLTGVKLSASASEYPISASSSSPSTIDSETKPSKSSTKRPTSVSADIFCNTAIGAEIKPSKTSTKRPTSVSAGISNPTVKTAPAAASYKRDHDNQSISEYLMETLPGWRVDDFLDPSSGFSEFPDHGVGTHLSSFPYEDFAVWVPQDTPQFNHLPLYIPQTGGGNGLKASEEANTVKVSRKRIDDGFTVPEISTLPLKKSRNLW